A segment of the Leptolyngbya sp. NIES-3755 genome:
ATCGTTGCCGCATCAGCATCGTTTTCGTATTGAAGCCCTAACAATTCCTCATCCACCGCTTTTCTTTGAGCGGGATCAGATAGAACGGTGTAAGCCCGATCGAGTAAATCCCGACGAGTCGCGATCGCGGCTTCGGAGTACTCACGGCGGGGCAATTGTAAAGTGCGATCGCGATGAGCTTGCTTCAACTGGTCTGCCGTCGCTTGCATTGGCAGCCCTAAGATTCGGTAATAGTCGAGCGGTATACGCACAGGTCACGTCCCCAGCAGAGAATCGAGGTGAAAAAAGAGAATGACGATCGAATTGACAGACATCATACCCCGTAGATGCAAAATCAGCCGCGTTACGCAACTCGGAAACAGTCATCCTAACAATAAAGCTATCTGTTTACTGAGGGAACAACTACAAGATAAATAAATCTTGAAGTTTGTCAATCTAGCATGATTGATCTGTTACGGTTTCCGGTTGCAGCATTTGATCTTTGATACATCAGGAAGGTATTTTAGATTAGATTATTCAGAATGGCGCGTGATTCTTTGCGCGGGTTCACCTAAACTGTTCGATCTGGGGTTATTGCAGCGAGGTTAATTGATTCTCATGGTTCAAGAAAGAGCATTTCCGGCATTTCAAACAGCACCCGCACAAGTCACCCGCGAAGAAGGACTGATGCTGTACGAGGATATGGTTTTGGGTCGCTTCTTTGAAGATAAGTGTGCCGAAATGTACTATCGCGGCAAGATGTTTGGGTTCGTACACTTATATAACGGTCAAGAAGCGGTTTCGACCGGTGTGATTCGGGCGATGCGTCCGGGCGAAGATTATGTCTGTAGTACCTATCGCGATCACGTTCATGCGCTCTCTTGTGGAGTTCCGGCTCGTGAAGTGATGGCGGAATTGTTTGGGAAAGCAACCGGATGCAGTAAAGGTCGCGGCGGTTCGATGCACTTGTTTTCGGCTGAACATCGCTTGTTAGGTGGATTTGCCTTTATTGGTGAAGGTATTCCGGTGGCGACTGGAGCGGCATTTCAGTCAAAATATCGTCGCGAAGTGATGGGCGATGAAAATGCGGATCAAGTGACGGCTGCATTTTTTGGCGATGGCACGACGAATAACGGGCAATTCTTTGAATGTTTGAACATGGCAGCGTTGTGGAAGTTGCCGATCATCTTTGTGGTCGAGAATAACAAATGGGCGATCGGGATGGCGCACGATCGAGCCAGTTCTCAGACTGAGATTTACAAGAAAGCCAGCGTGTTTGGAATGCCCGGTTATGAAGTCGATGGCATGGATGTGTTGGCGGTTCGGGGAGTCGCACAAGAAGCGGTGAGACGGGCGAGAGCGGGTGAAGGTCCGACTTTGATTGAGTGTTTGACGTATCGGTTCCGGGGGCATTCGTTGGCTGATCCGGATGAACTACGATCGAAGGAAGAGAAAGAGGCTTGGTTGGCTCGTGATCCGCTGAAGAAGTTTTCTGCTTATTTGATTGAGCAGAATTTGGTGAAGCAGAGCGAGATTAAGGAGATTGAGAAGAAGGTTCAGGCATTGGTGGAAGATGCGGTGAAATTTGGATTGGAAAGCCCTGAACCTGATCCGAGTGAACTGTATAAGTACATTTTTGCTGAGGATTAGAATTAATCTTCAATCGAAATAGAAAAACTCCGATCGCAAGAGAACACGATCGGAGTTTTTGTATCGATTATTCAATCTCTAACACCAACTCTCCTGATGGGCTTGGCGTTTCGATTGAATGTTACCTAAATGTTTTTTCACCGTATCGATCGTAATGAATAACTGAGCCGCAATCTCTTTTCGAGACATGTTGCATCGCTTGAGAAACCAGACCTCAGCTTCTCGTGGAGTCAGCCCGAATTTTTTCGCTTCGGTCACTGCTAGACTTTGCAGCGATCGCTGTTGATCTTCTAATCGAACGAGCAAACGAGGTTCCTCTAATTGCAACCATTGAACCCGGATTCGATAGGTTTGATGATTCTCAGTTTGCAACTCGGACTCGATGACTAACGGTCGATCGCCATACCATTCACGGCTTTCAATCAACGCTTCACAGGAACGCCAGACCTCAATAGGATATTGCTCTTTCGGGTTTAGTTTTTGGCACAGGTCGATCGCAGCAGAATTCGCGAAAACCAGTTCACCGTTTGGACTCACCAGCAAAATGCCATCGACTAAACCTTCAAGCACAGACAACAGGAAATCATTAGAAGTATTAAGAGCCATGTTCATCATCTTCAGGGGCGAATGAACGAATTGATAACGGAAGTCAAGCAGTTGAGTTCCGATAAGGCTGAATACGGTTGAAACATTGGACTTATGCACCCGATTCACCTTGTTCTACGAAGATACGCGACTAAAGTGCGATCGACAGTATGAAAAGGTTAGTGATCTGGAGTTATAAAACGTTATTTCACCAAACCCAACTTTGTCAGAGAATTAAGGTGTCCGTAATTTCCCTGAGTTTGGTTGAAGCGGTAAATATCTGCCAAACGAGAATAATCAGTAAGGGTGAACTACCGTGATCACGATCGAGGATGCGCTGGATGTGTTAGATCGCGTGTTGCAACAGGATCGCTTGACTCATCTTCAAGAAGTTGTGTTCCGATGCGCTTGGGAGGGGATGACGTATGAACAGATTGCAACGGCTGAAGATTACGATCCGGATTATATAAAGCTGGTGGGCGCACAATTGTGGCAACTGTTGTCCGATCGATTGGGGCAGCGGGTGACAAAGAGTAATTTCCGCGTTGCCTTACGCCAATTTACCCAAGTCGATCGCCCGAAAGTTTCGACGATTTCCCAGACGCTGGCTGATTGGGGGGAAGCGGTGGACGTGTCGGGCTTTTGTGGACGGATACAGGAATTGGCATTGCTCGATCGTGCGTTGACCGAGGAGCAATGTCGATTCGTGACCATTTTGGGTATGGGGGGCATTGGAAAAACGGTTCTCTCAGTGAAATTGGCGCGTCAGGTGGAAGGGAGGTTTGAGGCGGTAATTTGGCGATCGTTACAAGATGCGCCGCCGCTTGATGTGATCTTGTCGGATTGGATTCCGTTTCTGTCACGTCAACAAGAGACGGAACTACCGGATACGGTCGATGGGAAGTTGGCTCGGTTGATGCACTATTTACGATCGTCTCGCTGTTTGCTGATCCTCGATAACGTTGAATCCATTCTAGAGATTGGCGATCGTGCTGGACATTACCCGATCGGGTATGAATCGTATGGCGAGTTATTTCGTCGAATCGGGGAAACAGTGCATCAAAGTTGTTTGGTGTTGACAAGTCGCGAAAAGCCGAAAGAAGTCGCGGCGTTGGAGGGGCAATTTGTGCGATCGATTCGTTTAGAAGGTTTGGATACGACCGAAGCAGGAGAATTTCTTAAACCCAAACGATTAGAAGCAAGCTCGAAAACATTTCAGCGATTCATCAATTTATACGGAGGTAATCCATTAGCGCTTAAGATTGCAGCTTCTACGATTCAAGATTTGTTTGATAGTGATGTTGGGGAATTTCTCACCCAAGGAACAGCCGTATTTGGTGGCATTTCAGATCTGTTAGATGAACAGTTCGATCGCTTATCTGATCTCGAACAGCAAATTATGTACTGGATTGCGATCGACCGCGATGGTGCATCTTTGTCAGAACTTGCAGATGATTTGGTTCCTACGATTCCGAAACGGCAATTAATCGAAGCTTTGGCATCTTTAGCACGAAGACCGATCGTAGAAAAACGCGGATCGAAATTCACGCAACAGCCTGTCGTAATGGAATATGTGATCGATCGCTTTATCGATCAGATCTATCAAGAGTTTTGTTCTGAGTCGTTTCAATTATTGATGTCTCATGCGTTGATTAAAGCGACCGTTGAAGATCACATTCGCGATCGACAAATTCGGATGATCATGCAGCCATTAATCGATCGACTGACTGCTCCCACACATTGCCACACGGATTTAGAGGATAAGCTAAAAAATGTTCTAGTCAAACTCAGACAACACTATGGTTGTGCGCCTGGATACGCAGCAGGTAACATTCTCAATCTATTGTGCTGTCTGAAAACTGATTTAACGAACTATGACTTTTCAGATTTGGCAGTCTGGCAAGCACAGTTACAAGGAGTGAACTTACACCAAGTCAATTTTGCGAATGCAGATTTAAAGAAATCCGTCTTTTCTGAGACTTTAGGAAATGTTTGGTCTGTGGCATTTAGTCCTGATGGAGCCACATTAGCAGCAAGTGATACGGCTGGAACGATTCATCTTTGGAATGTTCTAGATGGGCAAAAAATTCTCACTTGCGATGGTCATCAGCACTGGGTGTGCGAGATTGCATTTAGTCCTGATGGAAACTTCATTGTTTCTGCAAGCGGGGATAATACTATCAAAATCTGGAGTGCGAAAACAGGTGGATGCTTGCGAACATTGACCGAGCATCAGGATTGGGTCATCTCGATCGCGGTTTCTCCAACGGCTCCAATTCTTGCAAGTAGTGGCGCTGATCGTACAATCCGACTTTGGGATCTTAATACTGGAAAACCGCTACGAGTCTTAGAAGGACATCAACATTGGATTTGTAAGATTGCCTTTAGTCCTGATGGGCAAACGATAGCGAGTGGGAGTGACGATCGCACTATCAAGCTTTGGGATGTGAAAACTGGCGATTGTTTGAAAACGATCGAAGGACATACCAATACCGTTCGATGTGTGGCATTTAGTCCAGATGGAACGATGTTGGCAAGTAGTAGCGAAGATGCAACGATTAAACTTTGGGAGATTGAAACCTCGCATTGCATTAGAACATTAGCGGGACATTTGAATCAGGTTCGATGTGTGAACTTTAGTCCAGATGGAACACTGTTACTGAGTGGAAGCTTTGATGAGACAATTAAACTTTGGGATCTAGCTTCTGGAAAGTGTTTGAGAACATTACAGCAGCATCGGGGAATTGTTCGATCGGCAATTTTCAGCCCAACCGGAAACATGATTGCTAGTGGGAGTGCCGATCAATCTGTTCGACTTTGGCATACTCAAACAGGTGAATGCTGTAAGACATTACAAGGCTACACCAATTTCGTATTATCGGTTGAATTTAGCTTCGATAATCAATATCTAGCTACCACTAGCACCGATCAAACCGTGAATCTTTGGGATAGTCAGACGGGAACTTGTGTCAGTAGCTTTTACGGACATGAGAATTGGGTTTGGACAGTCGCATTTAGTCCAGATGATCAATTACTTGCCAGTGGTAGCTTTGATTATACGATTCGGGTGTGGGAGCGATCGACAAATCAATGCCTAAAAGTTCTACGCGGACATACGAATTGGGTTTGGTCGGTCGCGTTTAGCCCAAATGGAACGACGCTTGCGAGCGGTAGCTTTGATCAAACGATTCGATTGTGGAATCCCAATACGGGTGAATGTTTACATATTCTCGCGGCTCAGAGTCGGATTTGGTCGATCGCGTATAGTCCCGATGGTGAATTCCTTGCGAGTGGTGAAGAAAATCATTTGATTCATCTCTGGAATCCGCACACAGGTCAATGTTTGCAGACCTTACAAGGACACACCCATCGAGTCATGTCGATCGCATTTAGCGCGGATGGAAAGCGGTTAGTCAGTGGGAGCGAAGATGGGACTGTCAGAATTTGGGATTTGAAATCAGGGCAGTGTGAGAGCGTGTTTCAGAGTGGCGATCGTATTATGTCGGTCGCATTCTCCGAGAATAGTCATTACATTGCGAGTGGCGGAGTGAATCAAACGGTTAAAGTTTGGGATCTCAAGTCTGGAGACTGCCAGATTTTGCGAGGACATCTCGATAGTATTTGGTCAGTGAAGTTCGATCGGGATAGTTCAATCCTTGCAAGTGGTAGTGAAGATCAGACGGTTCGACTTTGGAATGTTGAGACGGGGGAATGTGTCAAAATTCTACAGAAACCACAGCCCTACGATGGAATGAACATTACGAATGTGAGCGGCATTACGAATGCACAGAAAACAACATTGAAAGCATTAGGAGCGATCGACGTTTATTGAGGCAATCTCACCTCGAATGTTGTTCCTACATCAATTTGACTATCGACGGCGATCGTTCCACCGTGAAGTTCGACGCAGCGTTTTACAATCGCTAACCCTAATCCCGTTCCTCGAATCCTGCCCGTGTTTTGACCTCGGTAAAACGATTCAAACAATCGCGGTAAATCTTCCTCAGAGATGCCGATTCCCGAATCTTGAATCTGAAAGATCAGACACTCCGGTTCACATCTCAGCCTGAAATCGACCGTTCCTCCCTCTGGAGAGTACTTAATTGCATTCGATAAAAGATTGGTGAGAATCGATCGAACTAACCTTTCATCAATGTTCATGCCTTGGCAATTTCCCTCGTGCGTCAACACTAATCGATGTTGAGAAGTTGCATTTCCTTGTGCTTCTTCAATCAGCCCACCACAAAACTCATCTAAGTTAACTGTTGTCGGTGCAAATTGAACCATTCCAGCCTGATCTTGACCAATGAGCAATACATCTTCCATCAATTGCTGCATTTGACGTGCCGCAGAAACAAGACGCTCGAATTGCTGGTCTTTCTGAGTTGCAGACATTCGATCGCCATATTGCCGCAGAATTTGAGCCGCTACCAAGATACTACTTAAAGGATTGCGAAATTCATGCGTCACCATTGAAACAAAGCGCTCTTTGATCTGGGCAAGTTCACTTTGACGCTGTATCTCAATCTTTTCTGCAACATGCGATTCGAGCGATCGAGCCATTTGATTAAATGCTTGTGCTAATTGTCCGAGCATTCCAGGCTGAAATGGAGGCTCCACTCGTACGCTCAAATCTCCTTTGGTTAGCTGTTGGGTAGCATCTAGCAATCGGCAAATCGGACGCTGAATCGCAATTACACTAAAATACCAAGTTGCAATGATCGCAAAGATCGCGATCGTGCCAAGCCAAATCAAATTCTCGATCGTATTTCGAGTCGCTTGAGCAAAAATTTCCGATTCTGGAATACTCACAATCAATCGCAAATCTGGAGCTTCTTGCGGCAAGAGATACGAATAAGCAAAAAGCTGTAAATTTCCGTCTGCTCCTCGCTGAATCGTCGTTGAATTGGTTCGTTGCGTCTGTAACTCTTTGAATAAGTCTGTGTTCTTGATCGAGGTTCCCACCCACTTTTCTGGCTCAGGATACCGGGCAAGAATCACCCCTTTACGATCGACAACACTAACCGTTGATCCAGCAGGCAGTTCTTTTGCTGCTATCAATTGATTGAGCCAATTCAAATTCAACGTTGCAACGATTACACCTTGAAGCTGATTGTTAGTAATTAATGGATAGCTAAATGCTAGTCCTGGTTGATTAGAAATTCGCCCAATCTGGTATTCTCCAGCAGCAAAGTCTCGATCGCGAATGGTTCTCTGAAACCAACTGCGATCGCGAACATCGATCGCCTGTTTGGTGGGCGGAGCGGTACAAATTGATTTTCCATCAATTCCAATGGTCGCGAACACAAGATAACGTTCCGATCGTTTCAATTGCTCCAGCAAAATTGATTCACACTGCGCCCCTCGAACCTCAGCCTTTTCAGATAGCTGTTCTAGAGCGGTTCGCGTTTCACTGACCAGTTCATCTTGTCGGATGACAGCCTGTTGAGAAATACGTAGGGCTTTCTCTCGATATCGGGATTCAAATAACTCACGTTCCCGAATGTTGCTCATTAGAGCGATCGCGAATCCTGGAAGTGCGGCAAACAAAACGAGTAAGACTAATTTCGATCGCAATCCACCAATCTGAGGGAGCATAGATAACAACAGGAACTCGACGACTTGAGTTTCAGTAAATCACGCTTGTATCTGCGATGTCTAATCGGTTGTGCGATTTTTTACCGAGCTACTGCAAAAATTCTTGAAACGTGATGAAAGATCGTAACGATTAATGTTCAGCAACTCAGGTTGAAAACTCTGGTTCTAGTTGATAGTAAAGCCGTTGATAGCGATCGAACAATTGATGATACTGCTCTGATCGTTCAAGATTTGGAGAATGTCGATCGCGAATCCGAATCATCGATCGAACCTGTTCTAATTGATCAATTTCCTGCACTGCATACATCGCTAATACAGCCGCTCCAAATCCACTCGCTTCAAACACTTCTGGAACAAGCACTTCGATGCCGAATATGTCTGCCATGAGTTGCAGCGAGATTGAAGATCGAGCAAATCCCCCCGATGCTAAAATCGTTTGACTCGATCCGGTTAGCTCACTCAGCACTGTTGTAATACTGTAAGCTGCAAACAGAATCCCTTCCAGAACAGCACGAATAAAATGCGATCGCTGATGTCGCAGAGATACCCCAAAGAATACACCTCTTGCATCTGCATTCCAATAGGGAGCACGTTCTCCAGAGAGAAAGGGTAAAAATAGCAATCCTTCGGCTCCCGCAGGAATTGGCTCAGCAAGTTGAATTAATCGATCGTAAGCATCTTCATAGTTCCGTTCAGGCAATCCGAACTGATCACGAAACCAGCGTAGAACGATTCCACCATTGTTAGAAGCACCCCCAATGATCCATTGCTTCTCAGTAAAGGCATAGCAAAAAGTTCTTGCTTGTGAATCAGTCAATGGCTCAGAAACGATTTTGCGAACTGCGCTACTGGTTCCGATCGTAATTGCCACTTGATCGGATGCGATCGCTCCAACTCCAATATTTGCCAACACGCCATCACTCGCGCCTACGACAACTGGAACATTCGGATCGAGTCCCATCATTGCTGCATATTCAGGCTTCATTCCTCGTAGAACGTGTGTCGTTGGAACTAATTCGCTGAACTGCTCGACTCGAAGCTGTGTGAGTTCTAGAACGCTTTCATCCCACGATCGAGTTTTGACATTCAACAATCCAGTAGCAGAAGCGATCGAGTAATCTACAACATACTGTTCAAACCATTGGTATAGTACGTATTCTTTAATCGAAATAAACTTTGCCGCTTTGCGAAATAGCTCCGGTTCACAGTCTCGCATCCACAGTAACTTAGTCAGCGGAGACATCGGATGCAAGGGTGTCCCAGTGTTTTGATAGATTTCAATCCCTTTTGAACTTTGCTTTAATGCCTCTGCTTGCTTAATACTACGACTATCTGCCCAAGTGATACTCTGTGTTAATAGAACATTGTCTGCGCCCATCACAATCAAACTGTGCATTGCAGAACCACAACCCACCGCAGCAATGTCACGACTCGATAAATTCGCTTGCTGGATAGTGTCTCGGACTGACTCTAAAACCGCAGTAAAAATCACAGTCGGATCTTGTTCAGCAAATCGAGGGCGAGGAGAGAGCAATGGATATTCTCGACTGACAACACTCTTAACCTCGCCTGTTGAGGAAACTGCGATCGCTTTTGTGCTCGTTGTGCCGATATCAATTCCGATGTAGTAGTTCATTATTTCTGTCAG
Coding sequences within it:
- a CDS encoding (Myosin heavy-chain) kinase (similar to AA sequence:cyanobase_aa:LBDG_09790); amino-acid sequence: MITIEDALDVLDRVLQQDRLTHLQEVVFRCAWEGMTYEQIATAEDYDPDYIKLVGAQLWQLLSDRLGQRVTKSNFRVALRQFTQVDRPKVSTISQTLADWGEAVDVSGFCGRIQELALLDRALTEEQCRFVTILGMGGIGKTVLSVKLARQVEGRFEAVIWRSLQDAPPLDVILSDWIPFLSRQQETELPDTVDGKLARLMHYLRSSRCLLILDNVESILEIGDRAGHYPIGYESYGELFRRIGETVHQSCLVLTSREKPKEVAALEGQFVRSIRLEGLDTTEAGEFLKPKRLEASSKTFQRFINLYGGNPLALKIAASTIQDLFDSDVGEFLTQGTAVFGGISDLLDEQFDRLSDLEQQIMYWIAIDRDGASLSELADDLVPTIPKRQLIEALASLARRPIVEKRGSKFTQQPVVMEYVIDRFIDQIYQEFCSESFQLLMSHALIKATVEDHIRDRQIRMIMQPLIDRLTAPTHCHTDLEDKLKNVLVKLRQHYGCAPGYAAGNILNLLCCLKTDLTNYDFSDLAVWQAQLQGVNLHQVNFANADLKKSVFSETLGNVWSVAFSPDGATLAASDTAGTIHLWNVLDGQKILTCDGHQHWVCEIAFSPDGNFIVSASGDNTIKIWSAKTGGCLRTLTEHQDWVISIAVSPTAPILASSGADRTIRLWDLNTGKPLRVLEGHQHWICKIAFSPDGQTIASGSDDRTIKLWDVKTGDCLKTIEGHTNTVRCVAFSPDGTMLASSSEDATIKLWEIETSHCIRTLAGHLNQVRCVNFSPDGTLLLSGSFDETIKLWDLASGKCLRTLQQHRGIVRSAIFSPTGNMIASGSADQSVRLWHTQTGECCKTLQGYTNFVLSVEFSFDNQYLATTSTDQTVNLWDSQTGTCVSSFYGHENWVWTVAFSPDDQLLASGSFDYTIRVWERSTNQCLKVLRGHTNWVWSVAFSPNGTTLASGSFDQTIRLWNPNTGECLHILAAQSRIWSIAYSPDGEFLASGEENHLIHLWNPHTGQCLQTLQGHTHRVMSIAFSADGKRLVSGSEDGTVRIWDLKSGQCESVFQSGDRIMSVAFSENSHYIASGGVNQTVKVWDLKSGDCQILRGHLDSIWSVKFDRDSSILASGSEDQTVRLWNVETGECVKILQKPQPYDGMNITNVSGITNAQKTTLKALGAIDVY
- a CDS encoding pyruvate dehydrogenase E1 component subunit alpha (similar to AA sequence:cyanobase_aa:LBDG_54210), producing MVQERAFPAFQTAPAQVTREEGLMLYEDMVLGRFFEDKCAEMYYRGKMFGFVHLYNGQEAVSTGVIRAMRPGEDYVCSTYRDHVHALSCGVPAREVMAELFGKATGCSKGRGGSMHLFSAEHRLLGGFAFIGEGIPVATGAAFQSKYRREVMGDENADQVTAAFFGDGTTNNGQFFECLNMAALWKLPIIFVVENNKWAIGMAHDRASSQTEIYKKASVFGMPGYEVDGMDVLAVRGVAQEAVRRARAGEGPTLIECLTYRFRGHSLADPDELRSKEEKEAWLARDPLKKFSAYLIEQNLVKQSEIKEIEKKVQALVEDAVKFGLESPEPDPSELYKYIFAED
- a CDS encoding PAS/PAC sensor signal transduction histidine kinase (similar to AA sequence:cyanobase_aa:Cyan7425_0583), encoding MLPQIGGLRSKLVLLVLFAALPGFAIALMSNIRERELFESRYREKALRISQQAVIRQDELVSETRTALEQLSEKAEVRGAQCESILLEQLKRSERYLVFATIGIDGKSICTAPPTKQAIDVRDRSWFQRTIRDRDFAAGEYQIGRISNQPGLAFSYPLITNNQLQGVIVATLNLNWLNQLIAAKELPAGSTVSVVDRKGVILARYPEPEKWVGTSIKNTDLFKELQTQRTNSTTIQRGADGNLQLFAYSYLLPQEAPDLRLIVSIPESEIFAQATRNTIENLIWLGTIAIFAIIATWYFSVIAIQRPICRLLDATQQLTKGDLSVRVEPPFQPGMLGQLAQAFNQMARSLESHVAEKIEIQRQSELAQIKERFVSMVTHEFRNPLSSILVAAQILRQYGDRMSATQKDQQFERLVSAARQMQQLMEDVLLIGQDQAGMVQFAPTTVNLDEFCGGLIEEAQGNATSQHRLVLTHEGNCQGMNIDERLVRSILTNLLSNAIKYSPEGGTVDFRLRCEPECLIFQIQDSGIGISEEDLPRLFESFYRGQNTGRIRGTGLGLAIVKRCVELHGGTIAVDSQIDVGTTFEVRLPQ
- a CDS encoding two-component response regulator, CheY subfamily (similar to AA sequence:cyanobase_aa:LBDG_09800) codes for the protein MNMALNTSNDFLLSVLEGLVDGILLVSPNGELVFANSAAIDLCQKLNPKEQYPIEVWRSCEALIESREWYGDRPLVIESELQTENHQTYRIRVQWLQLEEPRLLVRLEDQQRSLQSLAVTEAKKFGLTPREAEVWFLKRCNMSRKEIAAQLFITIDTVKKHLGNIQSKRQAHQESWC
- a CDS encoding gluconokinase (similar to AA sequence:cyanobase_aa:LBDG_37080), producing MNYYIGIDIGTTSTKAIAVSSTGEVKSVVSREYPLLSPRPRFAEQDPTVIFTAVLESVRDTIQQANLSSRDIAAVGCGSAMHSLIVMGADNVLLTQSITWADSRSIKQAEALKQSSKGIEIYQNTGTPLHPMSPLTKLLWMRDCEPELFRKAAKFISIKEYVLYQWFEQYVVDYSIASATGLLNVKTRSWDESVLELTQLRVEQFSELVPTTHVLRGMKPEYAAMMGLDPNVPVVVGASDGVLANIGVGAIASDQVAITIGTSSAVRKIVSEPLTDSQARTFCYAFTEKQWIIGGASNNGGIVLRWFRDQFGLPERNYEDAYDRLIQLAEPIPAGAEGLLFLPFLSGERAPYWNADARGVFFGVSLRHQRSHFIRAVLEGILFAAYSITTVLSELTGSSQTILASGGFARSSISLQLMADIFGIEVLVPEVFEASGFGAAVLAMYAVQEIDQLEQVRSMIRIRDRHSPNLERSEQYHQLFDRYQRLYYQLEPEFST